AATATTTCCCCCTATGAGGTGGTGCCGACGGCCGATGGTTTCCTCATCCTCGCGGTTGGCAATGACGGCCAGTTCCGCCGCCTCTGCAATATCCTCGGCATAGGCACGATTGCCGATGACGAGCGTTACGCGACGAACAAGACCCGCGTGGCGCACAGGCAAGAAGTCCGGCAGATCATTTCCACCGAAACGCTGAAATGGCAGAAGCGCGATCTTCTGACCGCTTGCGAGCAGAATGCCGTACCGGCCGGGCCTATCAACTCCATCGAGGAAATGTTCGCCGATCCACAGGTTCAGGCACGCGGCCTGCGTGTTGATCTCGAAGCTCAGGATGGCACCGTCATCCCCGGTGTGCGGACACCGATTATCATGTCACAGACGCCGCTGCGTTATGAACGCCCGAGCCCGAAGCTCGGCGAACATCAGGCGCAGGTGCTGGCCGAACTGGAAAACATCGAAAGGACCACGACGCCATGAAAAGAACCGGTGGGCAACTGATCGTCGAAGCGCTGAAGGCCAATGGTGTCTCGCGCGTTTCCTGCGTTCCGGGCGAAAGCTATCTGGCGGTGCTGGACGCGCTTTATGAAAGCGGTATCGAAACCGTAGTCTGCCGCCAGGAAGGTGGCGCCGCCATGATGGCCGACACCTGGGGCCGGCTGACGGGTGAACCCGGCATCTGCATGGTAACCCGCGGTCCGGGTGCCACCAACGCCTCGGCCGGCCTGCACATCGCAAGGCAGGATTCCATTCCGATGATCCTGTTCATTGGCCAGGTGCAGCGCGAGGCCCGCGAGCGCGAAGCCTTTCAGGAAGTGGAATATCGCCGCGCCTTCACCGAATTTGCCAAATGGGTGGGCGAGATCGATAATGCCCGCCGCATCCCCGAATTCGTCACCCGCGCCTTCACTGTCGCCACCTCCGGCCGCCCTGGCCCGGTGGTTTTGACGCTGCCCGAAGACATGCTGGTGGAAGAGGTCGAAGCGCCCGAGGCAAAGCCCTACACATCAGTCGAAGCGCATCCCGGCCCGTCACAGATCGCGGCCTTCGCGAAAATGCTGGGCGAGGCAAAACGGCCGATCTTCATTATCGGCGGCACGCGCTGGTCCGAGGAAAGCGTGGCGAGCTTCAGGGCATTTGCCGAAAACCACAAGCTGCCCGTCGGCTGTTCCTTCCGCCGCCAGATGCTGTTCGATCACTTAAGCCCCTCCTATGCGGGCGATGTCGGCATCGGCATCAACCCGGCGCTGGCAAAGGAGATCAAGGAATCCGATCTCGTGGTCCTTCTCGGCGGCCGCCTCTCCGAAATGCCGTCTTCCGGTTATACGCTGCTCGACATCCCCTACCCGTCGCAGAAACTCATCCACATCTATCCGGAAGCCGAAGAGCTTGGCCGCGTTTACCGTCCCGATCTCGCGATCTGCGCCGCACCGGATGATTTCGTCGCCGCCCTCTCCTCCATCTCGCTTCCGGCAAACGCCGCATGGGCCGAGCGCACGGCCGCCATACACGCGGCTTACCTCAATTGGTCCACGCCGCCGCAGACCGGCCC
The Agrobacterium cucumeris DNA segment above includes these coding regions:
- a CDS encoding thiamine pyrophosphate-binding protein; protein product: MKRTGGQLIVEALKANGVSRVSCVPGESYLAVLDALYESGIETVVCRQEGGAAMMADTWGRLTGEPGICMVTRGPGATNASAGLHIARQDSIPMILFIGQVQREAREREAFQEVEYRRAFTEFAKWVGEIDNARRIPEFVTRAFTVATSGRPGPVVLTLPEDMLVEEVEAPEAKPYTSVEAHPGPSQIAAFAKMLGEAKRPIFIIGGTRWSEESVASFRAFAENHKLPVGCSFRRQMLFDHLSPSYAGDVGIGINPALAKEIKESDLVVLLGGRLSEMPSSGYTLLDIPYPSQKLIHIYPEAEELGRVYRPDLAICAAPDDFVAALSSISLPANAAWAERTAAIHAAYLNWSTPPQTGPGPVQMGPIMDWIEANVPEDAIFTNGAGNYATWVHRFHRFRRFNTQSAPTSGSMGYGLPAAVAAKHLFPEREVICFAGDGCFMMHGQEFITAVRYGLPIITVLVNNGTYGTIRMHQEREYPGRVSGTDLVNPDFNAFAKAYGGHGETVERTQDFAAAFERARASGKPAIIEVKLDPEAITPTRTLTQIRTKS